The following coding sequences lie in one Agelaius phoeniceus isolate bAgePho1 unplaced genomic scaffold, bAgePho1.hap1 Scaffold_110, whole genome shotgun sequence genomic window:
- the LOC143692983 gene encoding olfactory receptor 14J1-like — protein sequence MSNSSSIRHFLLLALADTRQLQLLHFCLLLGISLAALLGNGLIISAVACGHHLHTPMFFFLLNLALADLGSICTTVPKAMHNSLWDTSNISYTGCAAQVFFFGYFMAAEFSLLTVMCYDRYVSICKPLHYGTLLGSRACAHMAAAAWASAFLNALMHTANTFSLPLCHGNALGQFFCEIPQILKLSCSKSHLRELGLLAVSVSLVFGCFVFIVFSYVQIFRAVLRIPSEQGRHKAFSTCLPHLAVVSLFVSTVMFAYLKPPLITSPSLDLSVSLLYSVVSPALNPIIYSLRNQEIKAAVRSLITGKFQKH from the coding sequence atgtccaacagcagctccatcaggcacttcctgctgctggcattggcagacacacggcagctgcagctcctgcacttctgcctcttgctgggcatctccctggctgccctcctgggcaacggcctcatcatcagcgccgtagcctgcggccaccacctgcacacgcccatgttcttcttcctgctcaacctggccctcgctgacctgggctccatctgcaccactgtccccaaagccatgcacaattccctctgggacaccagcaacatctcctacactggatgtgctgcacaggtctTTTTTTTTGGATATTTCATGGCAGCAGAATTTTCCCTtctgaccgtgatgtgctatgaccgctacgtgtccatctgcaaacccctgcactacgggaccctcctgggcagcagagcttgtgcccacatggcagcagctgcctgggccagtgcctttctcaatgctctcatgcacacagccaatacattttccctgcccctgtgccatggcaatgccctgggccagttcttctgtgaaatcccacagatcctcaagctctcctgctccaaatcccaccTCAGGGAACTGGGACTTCTTGCTGTTAGTGTGTCTTTGGTATTTGGTTGCTTTGTGTTCATAGTTTTCTcttatgtgcagatcttcagggctgtgctgaggatcccctctgagcagggacggcacaaagccttttccacctgcctccctcacctggccgtggtctccctgtttgtcagcactgtcatgtttgcctacctgaagccccccttaatcacctctccatccctggatctgtcaGTGTCacttctgtactcagtggtgtccccagccctgaaccccatcatctacagcctgaggaaccaggagatcaaggctgcagtgaggagcCTGATCACTGGAAAATTTCAGAAGCATTAA